DNA sequence from the Dehalococcoidales bacterium genome:
ATTCCGAAGGTGTACTTTCCGCCCCCACAGAGCATACTGGAAGAGACGCCTCAGGTGTTTCGGGTGCAGTACCAGCCAGGGCACCCAGCCGAGAAGGTCGGATACCGTGAACGGGTAATCACCCAGCGTTCTGCTGTCGTGGGGCAGGAAGTGGTCATGGTCGAAGTAGAGCACGCACTGTTCGGCGGCTACGCGGCCCACTTCCTCCATCGTACCGGCGGGGTCGGGCAGATGGTGAAATACCGAATATGCTGTTACTGCCCCGAAGCACCCGTCCCTGAATGGCAGCCGCGTAATATCGCAGCGTACCCTGTATTCGGCCCGGTTCTCTCTCAGCATATCCAGGGACAGGTCGCAAGCAATTGGCTTGAGGCCGACTGTCTTCAGGTGGTCGGAAACGTTTCCCGTTCCGCTGGCCAGGTCCAGGACCGGCAGCGATGGTCCGGCTTCCATAGCCAGTTTCCTGACCTGGTGCTTTAATCGCTTCTGCTCAAAGACATTGAAGTCCTCCGGGTGCGTAGCGTTGTAGAAATACGCTTCCGTCTCGTGCAGCCTGATATTCTGTTCAAGCACAACCTGGTGGTCCACTGTCTGCCTTTCCGCGATCTTCTTCAATTCGCTATTAACCCCTTCCTGTAAGCCGGACTGCGCTGTTGCTCTATTCCGACCACTGATTGGTGGCGCCATCGGAGTAGCGATGGCGTGACTGCCACTGCCACAATGGCCTGGGGAATGAGCCAGCTTATCCCCGCTCCGATGATGCCCACCCGGGGCAGAAGCAGGTAGCTAAGTACCATTGTTACCACGGCGATGAACGCACTCAGACCAATGACACCCCGCATTCTCTTCTGCACTCTTTTCACTGTGAAGTAGGTGTGGTTGAGACCGACCGGAATGGCGGAGACGGCCAGGACCCAGAGGAGGGTGGTGGCGTTCTCCGCGTAAGCGCTGCCGAAGAGGGCCAGCACTCTTTCACCTGCCAGGAAAACGATGGCTATCACCGGGACCAGAACCAGGAGTAGCCTGAGGCTTCTGTCGATGTTGTGGCCTAACTGTTCCTCGCTGTGTGAGCCCTCAGCGAACAGTGAGAAGGAGACAGTCACCGGAATACTCACCAGCAGGTAGCCCAGCGCCCAGCCGATATAGAAGTAGGCGTTCGCCTCCGCGCCGAGAAGGTTCACCACCATCAAGGGGAGACACAGAATGGGAATTGCCCAGAAGATGTTGGCGCCGTAGTTGGCAAAGGAGAAGTGCATCATGTTGCCTATTGACTTCCTGTCTATTTTCGGTGCGGGGCGGTAGCCCGGCTGGACACGAGGGATGAGGAACGGTATGCTCACGATTACCGCCAGGCCCAGTCCGATTCCCCAGGACGCAAAGATACCGAAAACGTTGAAGAGGGGTGCCAGGGCAACCAGGGGGATGAACCTCAGGAGGTTGAAGACCAGTCCCTGGGTAAGCGCAAATCCTGCCCTGCGTCCGGCGATAAATGTCCGCTCGGCGAAAACCCTGTAGACGGCAGCCAGGGCAAAAATGACAAAGCTGATGAAAAACACAGGGTTCTGCTGGATTCGAAGCAGGGCGGGCGACCAGAGCTTGAGTCCCGCCAGGAAGATTACGGCCAGGGCTACTGATACCAGACCGCTGAGGGTAAAACAGGAGTTAAGGATATTTTTTGCTTTGTCACCTGAGCCGGGCAGGAACCTTATCAGGCCGTAGTCCATACCCAGGGTGGACAGCAGGGCCAGCAAACCTATTGCCGAGATTGCTGCCGCGGCCAGCCCCACGCCCTCCGCCGGATAGAGTCGGGCGGCCACTGCCCAGAAGACGAAGCCTGCCAGGCTATTGACCCCGGAGGCCAGCATCAGATAGCCCGCGTTTCGGTAAAGCGAAACGCGTAGAAGTTCCCTTATCCACTTTATTGGGACCGTCATACACGAATCCTTCTGGCCCTCTTGCTGATATCGGCCATTATTGTGTTTCCTGATCTGTCGCCTCGGGCATCCTGGCCTGCCTTGTGTAGAGAGTGAAGTCGGGATTGACGTAGACCAGGCCATGGTTTGGGTTGCTGGACAACGACTGTCGGTGCTCATCGAGAAGCCGTTGGTTGTTCAGGACGGCATCGTACCACGGGCCGTCCTGGTGTGTAAACCAGATATAACGTGGCGAGTAGTTATCGACCTGCTCCATCAATTCAAGTCTCTCGTGCGTGTATCTACGACTCATGGGGAAGGCGGACAGTTCACCAAGGTCCAGGCTGGTTGTTTCCCGGAAGAAGTGCACCCCGGCAACCTGACCGGGCGGGACGTACTCCTGCGCCTGGTTCCCGTAGAGCGATATGACGTGAAGTGGTGCCGCGATTATCAGAAAGATGCAAAGAAGAGTAATCGCCCACTTCTTCCTGGTGTCAAACAGGCTTGCTCCGAAGAAAGCCATTCCCGGCAGGCAGTACAGGTAGATTCGGTTACCCAGCA
Encoded proteins:
- a CDS encoding oligosaccharide flippase family protein; amino-acid sequence: MTVPIKWIRELLRVSLYRNAGYLMLASGVNSLAGFVFWAVAARLYPAEGVGLAAAAISAIGLLALLSTLGMDYGLIRFLPGSGDKAKNILNSCFTLSGLVSVALAVIFLAGLKLWSPALLRIQQNPVFFISFVIFALAAVYRVFAERTFIAGRRAGFALTQGLVFNLLRFIPLVALAPLFNVFGIFASWGIGLGLAVIVSIPFLIPRVQPGYRPAPKIDRKSIGNMMHFSFANYGANIFWAIPILCLPLMVVNLLGAEANAYFYIGWALGYLLVSIPVTVSFSLFAEGSHSEEQLGHNIDRSLRLLLVLVPVIAIVFLAGERVLALFGSAYAENATTLLWVLAVSAIPVGLNHTYFTVKRVQKRMRGVIGLSAFIAVVTMVLSYLLLPRVGIIGAGISWLIPQAIVAVAVTPSLLRWRHQSVVGIEQQRSPAYRKGLIAN